In Gammaproteobacteria bacterium, a genomic segment contains:
- a CDS encoding DUF1820 family protein: MVAKRIYRVIFQNQGEVYELYARKVDQAGMYAFVEVEELIFGERSQVLVDPAEERLKSEFENVKRTYIPLQAVIRIDEVAKEGQNRIHKASGDGKIANFPPPPKPPGRSE, encoded by the coding sequence ATGGTCGCCAAACGTATTTATCGGGTCATCTTTCAGAACCAGGGCGAGGTCTATGAGCTCTATGCCCGCAAGGTGGATCAGGCAGGCATGTATGCCTTCGTGGAAGTCGAGGAGCTGATATTCGGGGAACGCTCACAGGTGCTCGTCGACCCCGCGGAAGAGCGCCTGAAAAGCGAGTTCGAGAACGTCAAACGCACCTACATCCCCCTGCAGGCGGTCATCCGCATTGACGAGGTCGCCAAGGAAGGCCAGAACCGTATTCACAAGGCGAGTGGCGACGGGAAAATCGCCAACTTCCCGCCACCGCCCAAACCGCCGGGACGTTCCGAATAA